A stretch of Bacteroidales bacterium DNA encodes these proteins:
- a CDS encoding SDR family oxidoreductase, whose product MKKKVLVTGGAGFLGSHLCENLLAEGNDVLCMDNYFTGSKENIEHLLSNPYFELVRHDVTMPYYAEVDEIYNLACPASPIHYQYNPIKTIKTSVMGAINMLGLAKRIKAKILQASTSEVYGDPNIHPQTEEYWGNVNPIGPRSCYDEGKRCAESLFMNYHTQNNVRIKIIRIFNTYGPRMHPNDGRVVSNFIVQALQNKDITIYGDGKQTRSFCYVDDLIKGMKLMMNSSEEIIGPINIGNPTEFTILELAEKVIELTNSKSKLLFMPSPIDDPMQRKPNIEKAKNLLNWQPTINLETGLVKTIEYFKGIL is encoded by the coding sequence ATGAAAAAGAAAGTTTTAGTAACTGGTGGTGCTGGATTTTTAGGCTCTCATTTATGCGAAAACCTTTTAGCAGAAGGCAATGATGTTTTGTGTATGGATAACTATTTCACTGGAAGTAAGGAAAATATTGAGCATTTGCTTTCAAATCCATATTTTGAATTGGTTCGGCATGATGTAACAATGCCTTACTATGCAGAAGTTGATGAAATTTATAATCTAGCATGCCCCGCCTCACCTATTCATTATCAATACAACCCAATAAAGACTATAAAGACTTCTGTAATGGGAGCTATAAACATGTTAGGCTTAGCAAAGCGCATAAAAGCAAAGATATTGCAAGCAAGCACAAGTGAAGTATATGGCGACCCAAACATACATCCTCAAACAGAAGAATATTGGGGCAATGTAAACCCGATTGGACCTCGCTCTTGCTACGACGAAGGAAAACGCTGTGCCGAATCGTTGTTTATGAATTATCATACTCAAAACAATGTTCGCATAAAGATTATACGAATTTTTAACACCTACGGACCAAGAATGCACCCAAATGACGGTCGAGTGGTATCAAATTTCATAGTTCAAGCGCTGCAAAACAAGGATATAACTATTTATGGCGATGGAAAACAAACTCGCAGCTTTTGCTATGTTGATGATTTGATAAAAGGTATGAAGCTGATGATGAATAGCAGCGAAGAAATTATCGGACCTATAAATATTGGCAATCCAACTGAATTTACAATTTTAGAATTAGCTGAAAAAGTGATAGAACTTACAAATTCTAAATCAAAATTATTATTTATGCCCAGCCCTATTGATGATCCGATGCAGCGAAAGCCGAATATTGAAAAAGCCAAAAATTTATTAAATTGGCAACCAACTATTAATTTAGAAACAGGTTTAGTAAAAACTATTGAATATTTCAAGGGAATTTTATAA
- a CDS encoding UDP-glucose/GDP-mannose dehydrogenase family protein has product MKIAIVGSGYVGLVTGTCFAEVGIETICVDIDKEKIEKMKAGISPIFEPGLTAMMVRNIEKGRLAFTTDLSSVIDDVDVIFSAVGTPPDEDGSADLKYVLDVARTIGQHMTKYVLVVTKSTVPVGTAKKVRQTIQAELDKRNLNINFDVASNPEFLKEGDAINDFLKPDRIVVGVESERAEEIMSRLYKPFTLNGHPIIFMDVASAEMTKYTANAMLATRISFMNDIANLCELTGANVDMVRKGIGSDPRIGSKFLYPGTGYGGSCFPKDVKALIKTSDEYGHSLRILKAVEEVNENQKTILFRKLQKIYNNDLKNKKIAIWGLAFKPNTDDMREAPALVLIEKLTEAGCSITAYDPVAMKEAKRRVGDKINYAENMYDALKDADALLLVTEWTEFRFPNWKEIKNLMKNPLIIDGRNIYDENELKKNGIAYYCIGKKTN; this is encoded by the coding sequence ATGAAGATTGCAATTGTTGGCTCGGGATATGTTGGGCTAGTTACAGGAACTTGCTTTGCTGAAGTAGGAATAGAAACAATTTGTGTTGATATTGACAAAGAAAAAATAGAAAAAATGAAAGCAGGCATTTCGCCTATTTTTGAACCCGGTTTAACAGCCATGATGGTTAGAAATATTGAAAAAGGACGACTTGCTTTTACAACAGACTTATCATCAGTTATAGACGATGTTGATGTTATTTTTTCAGCAGTTGGCACACCACCTGACGAAGATGGTAGCGCTGATTTAAAATATGTGCTTGATGTTGCAAGAACCATTGGTCAACACATGACAAAATACGTTTTAGTGGTTACCAAAAGCACCGTTCCTGTTGGCACTGCAAAAAAAGTTAGGCAGACAATACAAGCCGAATTAGACAAACGCAATTTGAATATCAACTTCGATGTAGCTTCAAATCCAGAATTTCTAAAAGAAGGCGATGCTATAAATGACTTCTTAAAACCGGATAGAATTGTTGTTGGCGTTGAGTCTGAGCGTGCAGAAGAAATAATGAGTAGATTATACAAACCTTTTACACTAAACGGTCATCCTATCATTTTCATGGACGTAGCTTCTGCTGAAATGACCAAATATACTGCAAATGCAATGCTTGCCACACGCATTAGTTTTATGAATGACATTGCTAATCTTTGCGAGCTAACAGGTGCAAATGTAGATATGGTTAGAAAAGGAATTGGCTCAGACCCTAGAATTGGCTCTAAATTTCTATATCCGGGAACAGGCTATGGCGGAAGTTGCTTCCCAAAAGACGTAAAAGCTTTGATTAAAACTTCAGACGAATATGGTCATTCCTTACGCATTCTTAAAGCTGTTGAAGAAGTAAACGAAAATCAAAAAACAATTCTATTTAGAAAACTTCAAAAAATTTATAACAACGATTTAAAAAATAAAAAAATTGCCATTTGGGGACTTGCTTTCAAACCAAATACAGATGATATGCGCGAAGCTCCAGCATTAGTTTTAATTGAAAAACTTACTGAAGCTGGTTGCTCAATTACAGCCTACGACCCAGTGGCAATGAAAGAAGCCAAAAGAAGAGTTGGAGACAAAATAAATTACGCTGAAAATATGTACGATGCATTAAAAGATGCTGATGCTTTGCTACTTGTTACAGAATGGACAGAGTTTAGATTCCCTAATTGGAAAGAAATAAAAAATCTCATGAAAAATCCATTAATCATAGACGGACGCAATATCTATGATGAAAACGAGTTGAAAAAGAATGGTATTGCTTATTACTGCATAGGAAAGAAAACAAATTAA
- a CDS encoding SDR family oxidoreductase, with protein sequence MDFKEKVVIVTGASSGIGEALAINLINLGCNVVLAARSEDKMKSLVSKFPNSSTLIVKADVSRQEDCINIIEKTIAHFGKIDILINNAGISMRAIFEELEIKVLKQLMDVNFWGTVYCTHAALPYLLKSKGSVVGVSSIAGFQGLPARTGYSASKFAMHGFLNTLRVETLNQGLHVMIACPGFTESNVRNAALTSDGTPQGSTPLDEKNLMSSDLVAKKIIKGIKRRKNTLVMTLQGKLTVCLGKFFPRFVDRQAYKLMKKEKNSPLK encoded by the coding sequence ATGGATTTCAAGGAAAAAGTAGTAATTGTTACAGGTGCTTCATCGGGGATAGGAGAGGCATTGGCTATCAATCTCATTAATTTGGGCTGCAATGTGGTTTTAGCAGCTAGGAGCGAAGATAAAATGAAAAGCTTGGTTTCAAAATTTCCAAATTCATCAACATTAATAGTAAAAGCAGATGTAAGCCGACAAGAAGATTGCATCAATATTATAGAAAAAACAATAGCTCATTTTGGAAAGATTGACATTTTGATAAACAATGCAGGAATTAGTATGCGAGCTATTTTTGAGGAATTGGAAATCAAAGTTTTGAAGCAGCTTATGGACGTTAATTTCTGGGGAACTGTTTATTGCACACATGCAGCATTGCCTTATTTGCTTAAATCAAAGGGTAGCGTTGTAGGAGTCTCGTCTATTGCAGGATTTCAAGGTTTGCCGGCACGTACAGGATATTCAGCTTCAAAATTTGCGATGCATGGCTTCTTAAATACATTGCGTGTGGAAACACTAAATCAAGGTTTACATGTAATGATAGCTTGTCCTGGATTTACCGAATCAAACGTGCGTAATGCAGCTTTGACTTCTGATGGAACTCCGCAAGGCAGCACTCCGCTTGATGAAAAAAATCTAATGAGCTCGGATTTAGTTGCAAAAAAGATTATTAAAGGTATCAAGAGAAGGAAAAATACCTTAGTAATGACATTGCAAGGGAAGTTGACAGTGTGTCTTGGAAAATTTTTTCCGAGATTTGTTGACAGGCAAGCGTATAAGCTAATGAAAAAAGAAAAAAACTCACCACTAAAATAA
- the xerD gene encoding site-specific tyrosine recombinase XerD, translated as MKKNKNLDPTLKSYATFLMLEKGLSEKTIEAYIHDVKLFLKWNYEFNSDKKLKEINNREIHLFIQHLADKNLSARSQARIISGIKSFFSFCLLDEVIEENPTELVVLPQLGKHFPDVISVEEINSIIKSIDLSKPDGHRNKAIIEMLYACGLRVSELVNLTFNDIDFEEEIIRVIGKGNKERLVPIGKEALNALELYINASRRFFPVVKNHEHYIFLNQRGKQLTRASVFNIVKALADLAGIKKSISPHTFRHSFATHMVENGADLRIVQELLGHSSITTTEIYTHLSREYLKDVVEKYHPIYNKR; from the coding sequence ATGAAAAAAAATAAAAATTTAGACCCTACTTTAAAAAGCTATGCTACTTTTTTGATGCTTGAAAAAGGTTTGTCAGAAAAGACAATCGAAGCTTACATTCACGATGTTAAATTATTTCTAAAATGGAATTATGAATTTAATTCCGATAAAAAATTAAAAGAAATTAATAATAGAGAAATTCATCTTTTTATTCAACATTTAGCTGATAAAAATTTAAGTGCTCGTTCGCAAGCCCGCATAATTTCAGGAATTAAATCTTTTTTTTCTTTTTGCTTATTAGATGAAGTTATTGAAGAAAATCCCACAGAACTTGTTGTGCTGCCGCAGCTTGGGAAACATTTTCCAGATGTAATTTCTGTAGAAGAAATAAATTCTATTATAAAAAGCATTGACCTTTCAAAGCCTGACGGACATCGTAATAAGGCAATTATAGAAATGCTATATGCTTGTGGATTAAGGGTTTCTGAACTTGTAAACCTTACTTTTAATGACATTGATTTTGAAGAAGAAATTATTCGTGTTATTGGTAAAGGAAACAAAGAAAGATTAGTACCCATTGGCAAAGAAGCTCTTAATGCTTTGGAATTATATATTAATGCAAGCAGGAGATTTTTTCCAGTTGTTAAAAACCACGAACATTATATTTTTCTTAATCAAAGAGGCAAGCAGCTAACAAGAGCTTCTGTATTTAATATTGTAAAAGCCTTAGCTGATTTAGCAGGAATTAAAAAAAGCATAAGTCCACACACTTTTCGCCACTCTTTTGCAACACATATGGTAGAAAACGGTGCAGACTTAAGAATTGTTCAAGAATTACTTGGGCATAGCAGCATTACTACAACAGAAATATACACACATCTTAGTCGTGAATATTTAAAAGATGTTGTAGAAAAATATCATCCAATATATAATAAAAGATAA